One Brassica napus cultivar Da-Ae unplaced genomic scaffold, Da-Ae ScsIHWf_1172;HRSCAF=1674, whole genome shotgun sequence DNA window includes the following coding sequences:
- the LOC125596289 gene encoding probable isoaspartyl peptidase/L-asparaginase 2 has protein sequence MGRWAIAVHGGAGIDPNLPVERQEQAKQLLTRCLNLGIAALRSNVSAIDVVELVVRELETDPLFNSGRGSALTENGTVEMEASIMDGTKRRCGAVSGITTVKNPISLARLVMDKSPHSYLAFSGAEEFARKQGVETVDNEYFVTEDNVGMLKLAKEANSILFDYRVPLIGCAGAAVNDSPLQMNGLPISIYAPETVGCVVVDREGRCAAGTSTGGLMNKMMGRIGDSPLIGAGTYASELCGVSCTGEGEAIIRSTLARDVSAVMEYKGVGLQEAVDYVIKHRLDEGFAGLIAVSNKGEVVCGFNSNGMFRGCATEDGFMEVAMWE, from the exons atgggcaGATGGGCAATCGCAGTACACGGTGGCGCCGGAATCGACCCTAACCTTCCCGTCGAAAGACAAGAACAGGCCAAACAGCTTTTGACTCGCTGTCTCAACCTAGGCATAGCAGCTTTACGCTCCAATGTCTCCGCCATTGACGTCGTTGAGCTCGTC GTGAGAGAATTGGAGACAGATCCTCTGTTTAACTCAGGCCGTGGATCTGCTTTGACGGAGAATGGAACGGTTGAGATGGAAGCGAGCATTATGGACGGTACGAAGAGACGATGCGGCGCCGTTTCGGGGATCACCACCGTGAAGAACCCGATATCTCTTGCTCGTCTCGTCATGGACAAATCTCCCCACTCTTACCTTGCTTTCTCCGGCGCGGAGGAGTTCGCCCGCAAACAG GGAGTTGAAACGGTGGACAACGAGTACTTCGTCACGGAAGACAACGTGGGGATGCTCAAGCTGGCCAAAGAAGCCAACTCCATCTTG TTTGATTACCGGGTCCCACTGATAGGATGCGCCGGCGCCGCCGTAAACGACAGTCCACTCCAGATGAACGGACTTCCGATCAGCATTTACGCGCCGGAGACAGTAGGATGCGTGGTGGTGGACAGAGAAGGAAGGTGCGCCGCCGGGACATCAACCGGTGGTCTGATGAACAAGATGATGGGAAGGATAGGAGACTCGCCGCTGATAGGAGCAGGGACGTATGCGTCTGAGCTTTGCGGAGTTTCGTGCACCGGAGAAGGAGAAGCCATCATAAGGTCGACGCTGGCGCGTGACGTGTCGGCTGTTATGGAGTACAAAGGAGTTGGGCTACAGGAGGCGGTTGATTACGTCATCAAGCATCGGCTCGACGAAGGGTTCGCTGGACTCATTGCCGTGTCGAATAAAGGAGAGGTGGTTTGTGGGTTTAACTCTAATGGGATGTTCAGAGGATGTGCAACTGAGGATGGGTTCATGGAAGTTGCTATGTGGGAATGA
- the LOC125596286 gene encoding uncharacterized protein LOC125596286 yields MFNCFAGLIGKKKNKRNPKPTLPPRTQRILQIRREEPVKPLEKDEPNTNVIHHKFIDHKDNSPTEQDSYDGEDERDENDSPKFQVQEQPVASPTSKELGKEVTDCSENEHDVEESGHVSDPGLGRATSWVASPKLKRSCSTLSKFNGAEPPRALHDPRDSFETKSVRSHRSADGVMLKKHSSMQILPSGSRRLWWKLFLWSHRNLHKHLVSLKSSGNNHQSGYTSDFAEQSQTSHQDSANNHQCHKNQWVAFSAESSSMKRVDEWVRGLDVDTVIPVNEEEDKPSFMASSKMVRSPSGNVNDSEAIVHANSLIQSLSKSSSMAHISSIGLKAVPSISHFTSLKSIDLSNNFIVQITPASFPKGLHALNLSKNKISVIEGLRELTRLRVLDLSYNRISRIGQGLSNCTLIKELYLAGNKISNVEGLHRLLKLIGLDLSFNKIATTKAIGQLVANYNSLVALNILGNPIQSNVGEDQLRKTVSSLLPKLVYLNKQLIKPQRAREVLKDSVAKAAFGGGDSLHHRRKRTSAKRVVGSPSPSSNHHKGKGRGSKGRSQHQLKKTSTAEREHHTEIFK; encoded by the exons ATGTTCAACTGCTTTGCTGGATTGATcggtaaaaagaaaaacaag AGGAATCCAAAACCTACTCTGCCACCAAGAACACAAAGAATCCTTCAGATCAGACGTGAAGAGCCAGTGAAGCCTCTAGAGAAGGACGAGCCTAACACCAACGTGATCCACCACAAGTTCATTGATCACAAGGACAACAGCCCTACGGAGCAAGACTCATATGATGGTGAAGATGAACGCGATGAAAACGACTCTCCTAAATTCCAAGTTCAAGAACAACCGGTTGCGTCTCCGACAAGTAAGGAGCTAGGTAAGGAAGTGACAGACTGTTCTGAAAATGAACATGATGTTGAAGAAAGCGGCCACGTCAGCGATCCTGGCTTAGGTAGAGCCACCTCTTGGGTTGCTTCACCTAAGCTCAAACGATCCTGCTCCACTCTCAGCAAGTTCAACGGTGCTGAACCACCGCGTGCTCTCCACGACCCGAGAGATAGCTTCGAGACCAAGTCTGTTAGGTCACATAGAAGTGCAGATGGAGTGATGCTCAAGAAACATTCATCAATGCAGATACTTCCTTCAGGAAGCAGGAGGCTATGGTGGAAACTGTTCCTCTGGAGCCATAGGAACCTTCACAAACACCTTGTCTCCCTAAAGTCTTCAGGCAACAATCACCAGTCTGGTTACACCTCTGACTTTGCTGAGCAAAGCCAAACTAGCCATCAAGATTCTGCAAACAACCACCAATGTCATAAGAATCAGTGGGTAGCGTTCTCTGCGGAGTCCTCTTCGATGAAACGAGTGGATGAGTGGGTAAGAGGACTAGATGTAGACACAGTGATTCCAGTAAACGAGGAAGAGGACAAGCCCAGCTTCATGGCTTCTTCTAAGATGGTGAGATCACCCTCAGGAAATGTAAATGACTCAGAGGCTATAGTACATGCAAACAGCTTAATCCAGTCCCTGAGCAAATCCTCAAGCATGGCTCACATCTCGAGCATAGGCTTGAAAGCTGTCCCAAGCATCTCACATTTCACCAGCCTCAAGTCCATTGATTTATCCAACAACTTCATAG TTCAAATTACTCCTGCATCGTTTCCAAAGGGCCTTCATGCGTTGAACCTATCCAAGAATAAGATCAGTGTAATTGAAGGACTGAGAGAACTGACACGTCTAAGAGTTCTTGATCTCAGTTACAATCGTATTTCTCGCATTGGACAAG GTTTATCAAACTGTACACTGATCAAAGAACTATACCTAGCTGGGAACAAGATCAGCAACGTAGAAGGCTTACACAGACTGTTAAAACTCATTGGTCTCGATCTTAGCTTCAACAAGATCGCAACAACAAAAGCAATAGGCCAGCTAGTTGCCAACTACAACTCTCTCGTCGCTCTCAACATCCTTGGCAACCCGATTCAGAGCAATGTAGGTGAAGACCAGCTGCGAAAGACCGTCTCCAGCTTGCTCCCTAAGCTAGTTTATCTTAACAAACAGCTCATTAAGCCACAGAGAGCCAGGGAAGTGCTCAAAGACAGCGTCGCGAAAGCTGCTTTTGGTGGTGGAGATTCTCTGCACCACAGACGCAAAAGAACATCTGCCAAGAGAGTTGTGGGATCACCTTCCCCTAGCTCCAATCATCACAAAGGAAAGGGACGTGGTTCCAAAGGCAGAAGCCAACATCAGCTGAAGAAAACTTCAACTGCAGAGAGAGAACATCACACTGAAATCTTCAAGTAG
- the LOC125596295 gene encoding protein tesmin/TSO1-like CXC 8 — protein MTSRGEREGNNNTDHQEGVTGRKQKRCRCRQSKCLKLYCDCFASGVLCNDCDCADCHNNTDNSYLREAAVLNLLDRNPNAFNGKPPSFLINKQAAADTKHGLLSRGCKCKRTKCLKKYCECFQANALCSYNCKCINCENVSALGATNRHNVGFNTPDSLICAPQSSLQVYRRRRRYRELLPEWNSCPAPLSSMPDNYVLDSLESPMYSSPKLPYRYAFSLSSYNDISSFFTLLSTAFCCDIRKKRSRLGCTTPKLVPDLGDLRSLLLAASESATANAGLQDKNSICIKPDDKELWNESESGIVEEEDIQSCGRLIQLIDAQYNDEVDPQTKTIFPERDAYMEQERAVLETFRDCLHKYMKVGFKKGTNYYHF, from the exons ATGACCTCTCG CGGAGAGAGGGAAGGTAACAACAACACAGATCATCAGGAAGGCGTTACAGGGAGGAAGCAGAAACGATGTCGCTGCAGGCAGTCTAAATGCTTGAAACT GTACTGTGACTGCTTTGCGTCAGGAGTGTTATGTAACGACTGTGATTGTGCTGATTGTCACAACAACACTGACAACTCTTACCtcagagaagcagctgttttgAATTTACTAGATCGTAATCCAAATGCATTCAACGGAAAGCCTCCCAGCTTCCTAATTAACAAGCAG GCTGCAGCTGATACTAAACATGGACTGCTTTCGAGAGGCTGCAAATGCAAAAGAACCAAGTGCCTGAAGAAGTACTGTGAATGCTTTCAAGCTAATGCTCTGTGCTCTTACAACTGTAAATGCATCAACTGCGAGAATGTCAGTGCTCTAGGAGCTACTAACAGACACAACGTCGGCTTTAATACTCCTGATAGTTTGATTTGTGCTCCTCAGAGTTCCCTACAGGTATACCGGAGGAGGAGAAGATACAGAGAGTTGTTACCTGAG TGGAATTCGTGTCCAGCTCCTTTAAGTTCGATGCCTGACAATTACGTTCTTGATTCTCTGGAGTCCCCTATGTATAGCTCTCCTAAACTCCCTTACAGGTACGCTTTTAGCCTTTCCTCCTACAATGATATTTCCTCTTTCTTCACCTTATTGTCAACTGCATTTTGTTGTGACATTAGAAAGAAAAGGTCACGGCTAGGATGTACCACTCCCAAACTTGTTCCAGACTTGGGGGATCTAAGATCGCTTCTCTTAGCAGCATCTGAATCTGCTACAGCCAATGCAG GTTTACAAGACAAGAACAGCATATGCATAAAGCCTGATGATAAGGAGCTATGGAATGAGTCTGAGAGCGGTAttgtggaagaagaagacataCAATCCTGTGGAAGATTGATCCAACTGATTGATGCTCAATACAATGACGAGGTGGATCCCCAAACCAAGACAATTTTCCCTGAAAGAGATGCATACATGGAGCAGGAAAGAGCAGTGCTTGAAACTTTCAGAGACTGCCTCCACAAGTACATGAAGGTTGGATTCAAGAAAGGTACTAACTACTACCACTTTTAG
- the LOC125596285 gene encoding probable pectin methyltransferase QUA2, whose protein sequence is MSMPLQRGTSGGGGARVSDVLRDNSQMKDKTGDNTTTLRFPFTDKADPYTSRNNKQRLMLLFVKTTLALIVLIALAGSFWWTISISTSSSSGHVYQRSHSYRRLQEQFVSDLLDIGDISVGPTRWKELEYCSIDSESYVPCFNVSENIAFGYSNGDERDRFCGPGGSREGCLVLPPVDYKVPLRWPTGKDVIWFRNVKITADEVLTSGSINKRMMMLDDDQVSFRSASPMFDEIEDYSHQIAQMIGIKNDNFVEAGVRTILDIGCGYGSFGAHLLSKHLLTMCIANYEASGSQVQLTLERGLPAMIASFVSKQLPYPSLSFDMLHCSSCGIDWDQKEGLFLVEIDRVLKPGGYFVWTSPLTNARSKEDLKRWSFVRDFAESICWSLLSQQDKTVVWKKTTKTKCYSSRKPGVGPSVCNKGHDVESPYYKPLQMCLGGTRCKRWIPIEGRTRWPSRSHMNKTELSLYGLHQEEVGEDAENWKVTVREYWSLLSPLIFSDHPKRPGDEDPSPPYNMLRNVLDMNAQFGGLNSALLEAKKTVWVMNVVPTAGPNHLPMILDRGFVGVLHDWCEAFPSYPRTYDLVHADNLLSLQTSQHRSSCSLLNIFTEIDRLLRPEGWVIIRDTAQLVETARALTTQLKWEARVIEVESSSEQRLLICQKPFTKRQSI, encoded by the exons ATGTCAATGCCACTGCAACGTGGCACctcaggaggaggaggagcacgAGTTTCCGACGTTCTCAGAGACAACTCTCAGATGAAAGACAAAACAGGAGACAACACCACCACCTTGAGGTTTCCTTTTACCGACAAGGCTGATCCTTACACGTCAAGGAACAACAAGCAGAGGTTGATGCTTCTGTTTGTTAAAACCACTTTGGCTCTTATTGTCCTTATTGCTCTCGCGGGCTCCTTCTGGTGGACCATCTCTATCTCCACGAGCTCTTCTAGTGGTCATGTGTATCAACGCAGCCACAGCTACAGGAGGTTACAGGAGCAGTTTGTTTCTGATTTGTTGGATATTGGAGACATCTCTGTAGGTCCCACTAGGTGGAAAGAGTTGGAGTATTGTAGTATAGACTCTGAGAGCTATGTTCCTTGCTTTAATGTCTCTGAGAATATTGCTTTTGGTTACTCCAATGGTGATGAGAGAGATCGGTTTTGTGGGCCTGGTGGGTCGAGAGAGGGCTGTTTGGTTTTGCCTCCTGTGGATTATAAGGTTCCACTGAGGTGGCCAACGGGTAAAGATGTGATATGGTTTCGTAATGTTAAGATCACTGCTGATGAAGTGTTGACTTCTGGTAGTATCAACAAGAG GATGATGATGTTGGATGATGATCAAGTATCTTTCCGTTCTGCATCTCCTATGTTTGATGAGATTGAAGACTATTCTCATCAGATTGCTCAGATGATTGGGATTAAGAATGATAACTTCGTTGAAGCTGGT gtGAGAACTATATTGGATATTGGATGTGGTTATGGTAGCTTTGGAGCGCATCTACTCTCCAAGCACCTCTTAACAATGTGCATAGCGAACTATGAAGCCTCAGGTAGCCAAGTTCAGCTAACACTAGAGAGGGGTCTCCCTGCAATGATTGCTTCCTTTGTGTCAAAGCAGTTGCCGTATCCTTCTCTTTCCTTTGATATGTTGCATTGCTCAAGCTGCGGCATTGATTGGGACcagaaag AGGGGCTTTTTCTTGTGGAAATTGATAGAGTTCTGAAGCCAGGAGGTTACTTTGTTTGGACATCTCCTCTTACAAACGCTCGTAGCAAAGAGGATCTTAAGAGATGGAGCTTTGTTCGTGATTTTGCTGAGAGTATCTGTTGGTCTCTTTTGTCTCAGCAAGACAAGACTGTTGTTTGGAAGAAGACAACCAAAACCAAATGTTACAGTTCTCG GAAGCCTGGGGTGGGACCTTCTGTGTGTAACAAAGGGCATGACGTTGAGTCTCCTTATTACAAGCCGCTTCAGATGTGTCTTGGTGGAACACGTTGCAAGAGGTGGATTCCCATTGAAGGGAGAACAAGATGGCCTAGCCGGTCTCACATGAACAAGACTGAGCTTTCACTATATG GTCTTCACCAGGAGGAGGTTGGAGAAGATGCTGAGAATTGGAAAGTAACAGTAAGAGAATACTGGTCTCTCTTGTCTCCTCTGATATTCTCTGATCACCCCAAGAGACCAGGCGATGAAGATCCTTCACCTCCTTATAACATGCTGAGAAACGTTTTGGACATGAATGCTCAGTTCGGTGGTCTCAACTCCGCGTTGCTGGAAGCAAAGAAAACGGTCTGGGTTATGAACGTTGTTCCTACGGCTGGACCTAACCACCTCCCAATGATCCTTGACCGTGGCTTTGTCGGCGTCTTACACGACTG GTGTGAAGCGTTCCCGAGTTATCCAAGAACATATGATCTTGTCCACGCAGACAATCTTTTGTCTCTCCAGACAAGTCAGCACCGGAGCTCATGCTCGCTTCTGAACATATTCACAGAGATTGATAGATTACTTCGTCCAGAGGGATGGGTGATAATCCGTGACACGGCACAGCTGGTGGAAACGGCCAGAGCTTTGACAACGCAGTTGAAGTGGGAGGCTAGAGTCATAGAGGTTGAAAGCAGCAGTGAACAGAGACTCCTCATCTGCCAAAAGCCTTTCACCAAGCGACAATCAATCTAA